A window of Castanea sativa cultivar Marrone di Chiusa Pesio chromosome 1, ASM4071231v1 contains these coding sequences:
- the LOC142622763 gene encoding protein BIG GRAIN 1-like A, translating to MIYHNSHQKTMYRREKTLREDTFPQSRRTPSFSSTLLDSIYRSIDESNLNQPHFNDSTPFKKQSNSSSKRATWVVEQEKEVLNLRRTVMIEDWMEKQSIPSSVLLNSASSSSESSSGTAVFSSSETDSTYKHKAKPKLQSSKKQMNTDYRSSEKQSKPKITEGGLTKTKSKALKIYGELKKVKQPISPGGRIASFLNSIFNSDNVKKAKMCYVGAAKDVNLEPNKSKSACSSSASSYSRSCLSKNPASRPKLSNGIKRSVRFYPVGVIVGEDSQPCGHKCIYEEDPSLMPIPTLRKMTNTCSVKEGTTTSAFHLRGFHENERVIDDDDDEDEDAESYSSSDLFELDHLVGIGRYREELPVYETTSLVTNHAIANGFIL from the coding sequence ATGATTTACCACAATTCACACCAAAAAACCATGTATAGAAGGGAAAAAACACTTCGAGAAGACACATTCCCACAAAGTAGGAGAACCCCATCTTTCTCTTCCACTCTCCTAGACTCAATTTACCGTTCTATTGACGAATCCAACCTCAATCAACCCCATTTCAATGACTCAACCCCTTTCAAAAAACAGAGCAATTCTAGCTCCAAGCGTGCCACTTGGGTTGTAGAGCAAGAGAAAGAGGTGTTGAATCTTCGAAGAACGGTTATGATCGAAGATTGGATGGAGAAGCAAAGCATTCCCAGCTCTGTGCTGTTGAATTCAGCTTCAAGTTCCTCAGAGTCTAGCTCTGGAACTGCAGTGTTCTCATCCTCTGAAACAGATTCAACCTACAAACACAAAGCGAAACCGAAATTGCAGAGCTCAAAGAAGCAAATGAACACGGATTATAGGAGTTCAGAGAAGCAGTCCAAGCCAAAGATTACTGAGGGTGGTCTTACAAAGACGAAATCAAAGGCATTGAAAATCTACGGCGAGTTAAAGAAAGTGAAGCAGCCAATTTCACCAGGTGGTCGCATTGCTAGCTTTCTCAATTCGATTTTCAATTCTGATAATGTAAAGAAAGCCAAAATGTGTTACGTCGGAGCTGCGAAAGATGTGAACTTGGAGCCTAATAAATCAAAATCTGCTTGCTCTTCATCAGCTTCTTCATATTCGAGGTCTTGCTTGAGCAAAAACCCAGCTTCAAGACCAAAATTGAGCAATGGTATCAAAAGGTCTGTGAGATTTTATCCAGTTGGTGTGATTGTTGGTGAGGATTCTCAACCATGTGGGCATAAATGTATTTATGAAGAGGATCCAAGTTTAATGCCAATTccaacacttagaaaaatgaccAATACTTGCTCGGTTAAGGAGGGTACAACTACAAGTGCATTTCATTTGCGAGGTTTTCATGAGAATGAGAGAGTtattgatgacgatgatgatgaggatgaagaTGCTGAGAGCTATTCGAGCTCAGATTTGTTTGAGCTTGATCACCTTGTTGGGATTGGCAGGTACAGAGAGGAGCTTCCTGTGTATGAAACTACTAGTTTGGTAACAAATCATGCCATTGCTAATGGGttcattttgtaa